The following coding sequences lie in one Lolium perenne isolate Kyuss_39 chromosome 2, Kyuss_2.0, whole genome shotgun sequence genomic window:
- the LOC127330147 gene encoding probable protein S-acyltransferase 5, whose product MVRKQRQLPRAVFFFLQNAEPRKKRRIRNCFMDSSDSSDHQSPIHGSRQQGQQHQVCTEQPDDSSCSSALCGLKDAVAKHWKFLVPSCFGRSSPASLSVSSPPITVYQVWPGKNVFFMDGRVVFGPDPRGLILTVIAVLLSEWIFLADVVDPSSNHPVLIAAFSIALAATVMVTLLLTATRDPGIVPRNQTSLPQEAGTSMIRRTRSRRIIVDGVERKQKYCRVCDIFRAPRSTHCAICDNCVDKFDHHCPWIGQCIGLRNYRLYLLLITLALAFYTCTLTFSVKRIRVQLDAAAGAGLLGLLRSWPGMVALAAFSSVAVWLLACLLAYHIFLAAKNQVPLREISCGLYAILLKELTG is encoded by the exons ATGGTTCGAAAACAAAGACAGTTGCCCCGTgcagtcttcttcttcctccaaaaCGCGGAACCAAGAAAAAAAAGACGAATCAGGAACTGCTTCATGGATTCCTCTGATTCCTCTGATCACCAAAGCCCAATTCATGGAAGTCGTCAACAGGGCCAACAACACCAAGTGTGCACCGAACAGCCTGATGACTCATCTTGTTCGTCGGCACTGTGCGGTCTGAAGGATGCAGTTGCAAAACACTGGAAATTTCTGGTCCCGTCTTGCTTCGGGAGATCGTCGCCGGCAAGCCTGTCGGTCTCATCGCCGCCGATCACCGTGTACCAAGTCTGGCCTGGGAAAAAC GTGTTTTTCATGGATGGGCGTGTGGTCTTCGGACCTGATCCGCGAGGCCTCATCTTGACGGTCATAGCAGTTCTTCTTTCAGAGTGGATCTTCTTGGCCGACGTTGTTGATCCTTCGTCGAATCACCCAGTCCTGATAGCTGCATTCTCCATTGCACTAGCAGCAACC GTGATGGTTACTCTGCTACTGACTGCAACAAGAGACCCTGGAATCGTACCAAGAAACCAGACCTCACTGCCACAAGAAGCTGGCACGAGCATGATCAGAAGAACCAGGAGCCGGCGCAtcatcgtcgacggcgtcgagagGAAGCAGAAGTACTGCAGGGTCTGCGACATCTTCCGTGCTCCGAGGAGCACACACTGTGCAATCTGCGACAATTGCGTCGACAAGTTTGATCACCACTGCCCCTGGATAGGCCAGTGCATAGGGCTG AGAAACTACAGATTGTACCTGCTGCTGATAACCCTGGCGCTGGCTTTCTACACTTGCACCTTAACGTTCTCGGTGAAAAGAATCAGAGTGCAACTGGATGCTGCTGCCGGTGCAGGGCTTCTCGGTCTGCTGAGAAGTTGGCCTGGAATGGTTGCTCTGGCCGCGTTCAGCTCCGTGGCTGTCTGGCTCCTGGCGTGCCTCCTCGCCTACCATATCTTCCTTGCAGCCAAGAACCAGGTACCGTTACGTGAAATTTCGTGTGGCTTGTATGCGATCTTATTGAAGGAACTAACTGGCTGA
- the LOC127328737 gene encoding protein FAR1-RELATED SEQUENCE 5-like yields the protein MGDYSSTWSDGDDGYTGDDDSTSENSSKSRMYENVPPFGENLPSSASSENMSEVLYGGHEEDEYSDMEVGFDEYSVEVGLHHEESSSENKSEVISGADNGREHHSQADPDIVSNEYKMHSVEEHYKILDMTFSSEPAAFVWYNSYAREHGFSIRKDILKRAKRGKRGKGEIRLRRYVCSRAGKRQEKLLTQEGRSHRLRPETRCNCNANLTVKRDLSRGVWVVKSFYGNHRHKPARPDEIPFLRSHRKIKPYQRAEILSLGASGMRKYMIMKHFLRRHGYDGVGFVRRDLYNLCCREKKLIAKGDAATALGIMVARKKSDPDLFFDYQKDDEGRLKSMFWCDSQSRQDYQDFGDVVVFDSTYKMNRYAMPFIPFVGLNNHRKTTVFACALVSDETEDTYAWLLRTFLTAMCQKKPKGLITDGDAMMILAIQNVLPDVWHRLCTWHIEKNMKRHLSHKSLKEFRPFLYNATSEAIFEERWSAFRRKWETKSTQEWLKRMYNKKRIWAAAYLTGGYFLGMKSNQRSESLNSCLHLHLDYGMTLVDLIMHYENAIVRIRESEAEDDCICSQSLPVAVTESKEIEVALAHAFSPANFYILQQDVKKLGDLEIFEEYVGTGGSKQFMVKWRNSGRYSFIVEYSPNQPKELIQCSCRRMNRKGLPCKHILYVLKHLKLSEIPDCCVLRRFSKLARNGLPARRRSDLFAYGYSGPGKRKRYNDMETVSAEAMDAVVDDPAMYNEFMAYMKGLVARKYAKKNGHDGHTAFAEEDAYDFQGNAVPIGDPDKVTTRGAPKQNTKTAQEVNHPVTKNGRPLAFDERKTRNQGCTACGVIGHNKRNKKLCKKHPEYMEKENK from the exons ATGGGGGACTATAGCTCAACTTGGAGTGACGGGGATGACGGATATACGGGCGATGATGATTCTACTTCGGAGAATAGTTCGAAATCCAGGATGTATGAAAATGTACCTCCTTTTGGGGAGAACCTTCCATCATCGGCCTCCTCAGAAAACATGAGTGAA GTGCTATACGGTGGTCACGAGGAGGATGAGTATTCAGACATGGAGGTTGGGTTTGATGAATATAGCGTGGAGGTAGGACTGCATCACGAGGAATCAAGCTCTGAAAATAAGAGTGAA GTGATATCTGGTGCTGACAATGGGCGTGAACATCACAGTCAAGCAGATCCAGATATTGTGAGTAATGAATATAAGATGCACTCTGTGGAAGAGCACTATAAAATACTGGACATGACATTTTCTTCCGAACCGGCGGCTTTTGTCTGGTACAACAGCTATGCGAGAGAGCATGGCTTCAGCATCCGAAAGGACATTTTGAAGAGGGCAAAGCGAGGGAAACGTGGTAAGGGAGAAATACGGTTAAGGCGGTATGTCTGTTCCAGGGCAGGGAAACGTCAGGAAAAGCTTTTAACGCAGGAAGGCCGCAGTCATAGGCTAAGACCCGAGACTCGTTGCAACTGCAATGCCAATCTCACCGTGAAGCGTGACCTATCGAGAGGAGTATGGGTTGTCAAAAGTTTTTACGGCAATCACAGACATAAACCAGCTAGACCGGACGAAATACCATTTCTTCGATCGCACAGAAAGATTAAGCCGTACCAGAGAGCTGAGATACTATCTTTGGGAGCAAGTGGGATGAGAAAGTACATGATTATGAAACACTTTCTCAGAAGACATGGCTACGATGGTGTAGGCTTCGTAAGACGAGATCTGTACAACCTATGTTGCAGGGAGAAGAAGCTTATTGCGAAGGGTGATGCTGCCACAGCACTTGGTATTATGGTCGCGAGGAAGAAGAGTGATCCTGATCTTTTTTTTGATTACCAAAAGGATGATGAAGGACGGTTGAAAAGCATGTTTTGGTGTGATTCTCAGTCACGGCAGGACTATCAGGATTTTGGCGACGTGGTGGTGTTTGATAGCACGTACAAGATGAACCGGTATGCTATGCCATTTATTCCTTTTGTAGGCCTGAACAATCATCGTAAGACTACGGTGTTTGCATGCGCTCTCGTGTCAGACGAGACAGAAGATACATATGCTTGGCTGCTTCGGACATTCTTGACTGCAATGTGTCAGAAGAAGCCCAAAGGTCTTATTActgatggggacgccatgatgATATTAGCTATTCAGAATGTCCTTCCAGACGTGTGGCACCGTCTATGTACTTGGCACATAGAGAAAAACATGAAGAGACACCTTAGTCATAAGTCGCTAAAGGAATTTCGGCCATTCTTATACAACGCCACTTCAGAAGCCATTTTTGAGGAAAGATGGAGCGCGTTTCGTCGCAAGTGGGAGACAAAAAGTACCCAAGAATGGCTCAAAAGGATGTACAATAAGAAGAGAATTTGGGCTGCCGCGTATCTGACCGGTGGATATTTCCTTGGTATGAAAAGCAATCAGAGAAGTGAGAGTTTGAACTCATGCCTTCACCTTCACCTGGATTATGGTATGACCCTAGTTGACTTGATAATGCATTACGAGAATGCCATTGTTCGCATCCGTGAGAGCGAGGCTGAAGATGACTGCATCTGTTCCCAGAGTTTACCGGTGGCAGTTACTGAATCCAAAGAGATAGAGGTTGCTCTTGCCCATGCCTTCAGTCCAGCCAACTTCTACATCTTGCAGCAGGATGTGAAGAAGCTTGGTGACCTCGAGATTTTTGAGGAATATGTGGGAACAGGGGGCTCTAAACAGTTTATGGTCAAATGGAGGAATAGCGGCAGATACTCGTTTATCGTGGAGTATAGTCCTAATCAGCCGAAAGAGTTAATACAGTGCAGCTGCCGAAGAATGAATCGTAAGGGGCTTCCATGCAAGCATATCCTATATGTATTGAAGCACCTGAAATTGTCCGAAATACCGGACTGTTGTGTTCTTCGGCGATTCTCCAAACTGGCGAGAAATGGATTGCCAGCAAGGCGCAGAAGCGATCTTTTCGCGTACGGTTACTCAGGGCCGGGGAAGCGAAAAAGATACAACGACATGGAAACAGTATCGGCGGAAGCTATGGATGCGGTAGTAGATGATCCAGCAATGTATAATGAGTTCATGGCATATATGAAGGGCTTAGTAGCAAGAAAATATGCGAAAAAGAATGGACATGATGGTCACACAGCCTTCGCTGAAGAAGACGCATATGATTTTCAAGGCAATGCAGTTCCGATTGGTGATCCCGATAAGGTTACCACGAGAGGAGCACCTAAGCAAAACACAAAAACTGCACAAGAGGTAAATCACCCCGTGACGAAAAATGGTAGACCACTAGCGTTCGACGAGCGTAAGACCCGGAATCAGGGGTGCACCGCCTGTGGTGTCATCGGTCATAACAAACGGAACAAAAAGTTGTGCAAAAAACATCCAGA GTATATGGAAAAAGAAAACAAGTAG